One Armatimonadota bacterium DNA window includes the following coding sequences:
- a CDS encoding transketolase encodes MSIAELQETARRMRVHCIRMIANANSGHPGGSLSAADIVAALFFYAMRWDPKDPHWSARDRFILSKGHGCPALYAALAEAGVLAEQELLTFRVIDSRLQGHPSRKDLPYCEASTGSLGQGLSIAIGEALAARNMPERYRVYTLIGDGESQEGQIWEAAAAASHFKADNLTAILDYNRFQLDGAIGQIMSIEPVADKWRAFGWSVKEIDGHDMEQIVEALDWAKTVSDSPQMIIAHTVKGKGVSFMENDNEFHGKAPTPEQTERALAELGAE; translated from the coding sequence ATGTCCATCGCCGAACTCCAAGAGACCGCCCGCCGCATGCGCGTCCACTGCATCCGTATGATCGCCAACGCCAACTCCGGTCATCCGGGGGGCTCGCTTTCTGCCGCAGACATTGTAGCCGCTCTGTTTTTTTATGCCATGCGCTGGGATCCAAAAGACCCGCACTGGTCCGCTAGAGACCGCTTTATTCTCAGCAAGGGGCATGGATGTCCGGCGCTTTACGCCGCTTTGGCCGAGGCAGGCGTGCTGGCCGAGCAGGAACTGCTTACCTTTCGAGTCATCGATAGTCGATTGCAGGGCCATCCTTCTAGAAAAGATTTGCCCTATTGCGAGGCCTCCACCGGCAGTCTAGGTCAGGGGTTGTCGATCGCGATTGGCGAGGCATTGGCCGCGCGAAACATGCCGGAGCGTTACCGCGTCTACACGCTTATTGGCGACGGCGAATCGCAAGAGGGCCAAATCTGGGAAGCCGCCGCGGCCGCATCGCACTTCAAAGCAGACAATTTGACCGCGATCCTTGACTACAACCGATTTCAGCTGGACGGCGCCATCGGCCAGATCATGTCGATCGAGCCTGTGGCCGATAAGTGGCGCGCCTTTGGATGGAGCGTGAAAGAGATCGACGGGCACGATATGGAGCAGATCGTCGAGGCGCTCGACTGGGCAAAGACCGTCTCTGACAGCCCCCAAATGATTATCGCCCACACGGTCAAAGGCAAAGGCGTCAGCTTCATGGAAAACGATAACGAGTTTCACGGCAAAGCCCCCACGCCCGAGCAGACCGAACGAGCGCTGGCCGAGCTGGGCGCGGAGTGA